The Campylobacter sp. RM10537 genome has a segment encoding these proteins:
- a CDS encoding iron ABC transporter permease — translation MKKIIFSCVFILIALFCVFLFLEFEFLKKYNHENLFSFIFLNYNLSRFFMCLLCGFLLAFSSLILRIVMQNPLASDTTLGVAPSASFTILIATLFFPDFLNISKVLMGFLGAFLILFLIFIFMLKKHLNSTSIILLGLISGMVFGALNSLLILFYPEESKSFLLFNSGYFTQNGFKDIIELFCYSSIALISLYFFIPYLKILNLGDELASSVGQNIFYVKFFALCLSAYFITLVVSFVGVISFLGLFASIFVKFFKIKKLRKEFLICGFLGFFLLFGVDLFLQILQITKGIDLPTGGVLALIGSPLFIFGVFKMLKENFSDDGIYIFSYFKERYIILGLILLVLMLFFLNLYFDFSTLSFKNISDEILALRLNKLVILLLCGILLALVGFILQRLSFNPMASPEMLGINSGTSLGVLFALYFSLEHIQIFAIIGALLVLCFLFFLSTKLNINIQKIILMGIAIMFFVDALGKIFLASGDFKAYTFLAYTQAGLINIDKNLSLFLLIYTGIFLSTLYILYPNLKIFSLGENCALSVGLNVVKVRIVFLILSAFACALSALCIGPFSFVGLLAPHIMRLLGIKKFYNQLFVAALLGICLMFLAYFISKIVLFPYEIPLGIIATLLGGIYLLFIMKRY, via the coding sequence ATTTTTAAAAAAATATAATCATGAAAATTTATTTTCTTTTATTTTTTTAAATTACAATTTAAGCCGTTTTTTTATGTGTTTATTGTGCGGTTTTTTACTTGCTTTTTCTTCTTTGATTTTGCGTATAGTAATGCAAAATCCCTTAGCCAGCGATACAACATTAGGTGTGGCTCCTAGTGCTAGTTTTACTATATTAATCGCTACTTTATTTTTTCCTGATTTTTTAAATATTTCAAAAGTGTTAATGGGCTTTTTGGGAGCTTTTTTAATTTTGTTTTTAATTTTTATTTTTATGCTTAAAAAGCATTTAAATTCCACAAGTATAATCCTTTTAGGCCTTATAAGTGGGATGGTTTTTGGCGCTTTAAATTCTTTACTGATCCTTTTTTATCCAGAAGAAAGTAAGTCTTTTTTACTTTTTAATAGTGGTTATTTTACTCAAAATGGTTTTAAAGATATTATAGAGCTTTTTTGTTATTCTAGTATAGCATTGATTAGTTTGTATTTTTTTATCCCTTATTTAAAAATTTTAAATTTAGGAGATGAACTTGCAAGCAGTGTGGGACAAAATATCTTTTATGTTAAATTTTTTGCCTTGTGCTTGAGTGCTTATTTTATCACTTTGGTGGTTTCTTTTGTAGGAGTAATTAGTTTTTTAGGCTTATTTGCAAGTATTTTTGTGAAATTTTTTAAAATAAAAAAATTAAGAAAAGAGTTTTTAATCTGCGGTTTTTTAGGCTTTTTTTTGTTATTTGGAGTAGATTTATTTTTACAAATTTTACAAATTACAAAAGGAATTGATTTGCCTACTGGAGGAGTTTTGGCATTAATCGGTTCTCCGTTGTTTATTTTTGGTGTTTTTAAAATGTTAAAAGAAAATTTTAGCGATGATGGTATTTATATATTTTCTTATTTTAAAGAAAGATATATTATTTTAGGTTTGATTTTACTTGTTTTGATGCTATTTTTTCTTAATTTGTATTTTGATTTTTCAACTTTGAGTTTTAAAAACATATCGGATGAAATTTTAGCATTAAGATTAAACAAGCTTGTTATTTTGCTTTTATGTGGTATTTTATTAGCTTTGGTTGGATTTATCTTGCAAAGATTGAGTTTTAATCCTATGGCATCACCTGAGATGCTAGGGATTAATTCTGGAACAAGTTTAGGTGTATTATTTGCTTTATATTTTTCTTTAGAACATATTCAAATTTTTGCTATTATAGGTGCTCTATTGGTTTTATGTTTTTTATTTTTTTTAAGCACTAAATTAAATATAAATATACAAAAAATCATTCTTATGGGCATAGCTATAATGTTTTTTGTAGATGCTTTGGGTAAAATTTTCTTAGCTAGTGGAGACTTTAAAGCTTATACTTTTTTAGCTTATACTCAAGCTGGATTAATCAATATAGATAAAAATTTAAGTTTATTTTTATTGATTTATACAGGTATTTTTTTATCAACTTTATATATATTATATCCCAACCTAAAGATATTTTCTTTAGGGGAGAATTGTGCTTTAAGTGTTGGGCTTAATGTAGTAAAAGTTAGAATCGTTTTTCTTATCTTAAGCGCTTTTGCTTGCGCCTTAAGTGCTTTATGTATAGGTCCTTTTAGTTTTGTGGGTTTGTTGGCCCCTCATATTATGAGATTACTAGGAATTAAAAAATTTTACAATCAACTTTTTGTGGCAGCTTTACTTGGAATTTGTTTAATGTTTCTAGCTTATTTTATATCTAAAATTGTATTATTTCCTTACGAAATTCCTTTAGGGATTATAGCGACTTTATTAGGAGGTATTTATCTGCTTTTTATAATGAAAAGGTATTAA
- a CDS encoding AMP-binding protein, whose protein sequence is MLTHIYNFLEKSVENFSEKIAFVEPFTKERKEITYKEFDLYSKKVASEILRKLNNDTLPLQKAILIILPKGIDCLISFFGVALSGNFYTLLDEKSPKERIEKVIEVLKPKLLITSKDLNLDLNLPTLYTQDFKSFNTDENLITKAKEKHIDTNLLYVLFTSGSTGIPKGVSIAHKSVIDYTFWVCETFDFDENEILANQAPFYFDNSVLDIFSSVKVGATLHIIPNHIFTFPAKVLQCLEQEKVSTIFWVPSVLIYFANTEALDNFSSKHLKKILFCGEIMPNKQLNIWRKHLPQSLFANLYGPTEITDVCTYYIINRPFKDDELLPIGKACKNTELLVFDENMNYISTKEIGKKGELYIRGTSLSLGYYNDKEKTNKAFIQNPLHDNYLDLLYKTGDIVAYNGFEELLCYGRADNQIKYMGHRIELGEIENIINSHDKVRNSACVFKEEIICFYESKEEIDFRIFLKDKLPLYMIPKHFKRIDSFKLNQNGKIDRGYLNEI, encoded by the coding sequence ATGCTCACCCACATCTACAACTTTCTAGAAAAAAGTGTTGAAAATTTTAGTGAAAAAATAGCCTTTGTTGAACCTTTTACCAAAGAAAGAAAAGAAATCACTTATAAAGAATTTGATCTTTATTCTAAAAAAGTTGCCAGTGAAATTCTAAGAAAGTTAAATAATGATACTTTACCTTTACAAAAAGCCATTCTTATTATCTTACCTAAAGGCATTGATTGTTTGATTTCTTTTTTTGGTGTAGCTTTAAGTGGAAACTTTTATACACTCTTAGATGAAAAAAGTCCCAAAGAAAGAATAGAAAAAGTTATAGAAGTTTTAAAACCAAAACTTCTAATCACTTCTAAAGATTTAAATTTAGATTTAAATTTACCTACTTTATATACACAAGATTTTAAAAGTTTTAATACAGATGAAAATTTAATCACTAAAGCCAAAGAAAAACACATTGACACTAATTTACTTTATGTACTTTTTACAAGTGGAAGTACAGGAATTCCTAAAGGAGTAAGTATAGCTCATAAGAGTGTGATTGATTATACGTTTTGGGTATGTGAAACTTTTGATTTTGATGAGAATGAAATTTTAGCTAATCAAGCTCCATTTTATTTTGATAATAGTGTTTTAGATATTTTTTCAAGTGTAAAAGTGGGCGCAACTTTACATATCATCCCTAATCATATCTTTACTTTTCCTGCTAAAGTATTACAATGCTTAGAACAAGAAAAAGTAAGTACGATATTTTGGGTGCCTTCAGTATTGATTTATTTTGCAAATACAGAAGCTTTAGATAATTTTTCTTCTAAACATCTCAAAAAAATACTCTTTTGTGGTGAAATCATGCCCAATAAGCAACTTAATATCTGGAGAAAACATTTACCTCAAAGTTTATTTGCTAATCTTTATGGTCCTACTGAAATCACTGATGTTTGCACCTACTACATCATCAACCGTCCTTTTAAAGATGATGAACTCTTACCAATTGGTAAAGCTTGTAAAAATACAGAACTTCTAGTCTTTGATGAAAATATGAATTATATAAGTACTAAAGAAATAGGTAAAAAAGGAGAATTATATATAAGAGGAACTTCTTTATCCTTAGGATATTACAATGACAAAGAAAAAACAAATAAAGCTTTTATACAAAATCCTTTACATGATAATTATTTAGACTTACTCTATAAGACAGGAGATATTGTTGCTTATAATGGATTTGAAGAATTGTTATGCTATGGAAGAGCTGATAATCAGATTAAATACATGGGTCATAGAATAGAACTAGGAGAAATAGAAAATATTATTAATTCCCATGATAAAGTAAGAAACTCTGCTTGTGTTTTTAAAGAAGAGATTATTTGTTTTTATGAGAGTAAAGAAGAAATTGATTTTAGAATATTTTTAAAAGATAAATTACCTCTTTATATGATACCTAAACATTTTAAAAGAATTGATAGTTTTAAACTCAATCAAAATGGTAAGATTGATAGGGGTTATTTAAATGAAATTTGA
- a CDS encoding acyl carrier protein, translated as MQNVKQFFINIERTDIDESMTNLVSEDFIDSIDIMALVAEIEKYYKKPLKAEFITPENFESFENIQKMLELAMKD; from the coding sequence ATGCAAAACGTTAAACAATTTTTTATCAATATAGAAAGAACCGATATTGATGAAAGCATGACGAATTTGGTTAGCGAAGATTTTATTGATAGTATTGATATCATGGCTTTAGTAGCTGAAATAGAAAAATATTACAAAAAACCTTTAAAAGCTGAATTTATAACTCCTGAAAATTTTGAAAGCTTTGAAAATATTCAAAAAATGCTAGAACTTGCTATGAAAGATTAA